From the genome of Calditrichota bacterium, one region includes:
- a CDS encoding sigma-54-dependent Fis family transcriptional regulator has product MRILIIDDEPNIGKTLAGFLTDMGHQAEFCTAGGVGLRKALEDNFDLIFLDVKLPDINGLKILQQVKGAKPDLPIIMISGEADLQTAVNATKMGAYNFLEKPLNPDRVILEVKNIDRQRKMLREFSDLKKLIESEYQLIGNAAALAKVRQEIERAAPSEGRILIFGENGTGKELVAREIHQRSQQRKGPFVKVNCAAIPKDLIESELFGHEKGAFTGAIRKKSGLFEEANGGTLLLDEVGDLSLESQAKLLRVLQENEFNRVGGTAPVKFNARIISATNKNLPEEIGRGNFREDLFFRLNVIPIHVPPLRERKEDIPLLVKHFIRNYSLKNGKREKKLSPEALSLFFEYDWPGNVRELKNFIERLVIMTDGDEILAQNVKTFFPDATLLRHAGIESEPLESKTGLSLKEMLRNYEKRILFREFEKTNGNISRMAANLETDRPNLHRKLKKYGIKK; this is encoded by the coding sequence ATGCGCATTTTAATCATTGATGACGAGCCAAATATCGGAAAAACGCTTGCCGGATTTTTGACCGACATGGGTCACCAAGCTGAATTTTGCACCGCGGGCGGCGTCGGCTTACGCAAGGCGCTGGAAGATAATTTTGATTTGATCTTTCTGGACGTGAAACTTCCCGATATTAACGGACTGAAAATTTTACAGCAGGTCAAAGGCGCAAAGCCGGATTTGCCGATTATCATGATCAGCGGCGAGGCGGATTTACAGACCGCGGTGAACGCGACAAAAATGGGCGCGTACAATTTTCTGGAAAAGCCGCTCAATCCGGATCGCGTGATTTTGGAAGTGAAAAATATCGACCGCCAGCGGAAAATGCTGCGCGAATTTTCTGATTTAAAAAAATTAATCGAATCGGAATATCAATTGATCGGAAATGCCGCGGCGTTGGCGAAAGTGAGACAGGAAATCGAACGCGCTGCTCCTTCTGAAGGACGCATTCTGATTTTTGGCGAGAACGGAACAGGGAAAGAACTCGTCGCCAGAGAGATCCATCAGCGCAGTCAGCAGCGAAAGGGCCCTTTTGTGAAAGTGAACTGCGCGGCTATTCCCAAAGATTTGATCGAAAGCGAACTTTTTGGCCACGAAAAAGGCGCATTCACCGGCGCTATTCGAAAAAAATCCGGTCTGTTCGAAGAGGCGAACGGAGGAACACTTTTGCTGGACGAGGTTGGCGATCTGTCGCTGGAATCACAGGCAAAATTGTTGCGCGTGCTTCAGGAAAATGAATTTAACCGCGTTGGCGGAACTGCGCCGGTGAAATTCAATGCCCGTATCATTTCAGCGACGAACAAAAATTTGCCCGAAGAAATCGGTCGGGGAAATTTTCGCGAAGATCTTTTCTTTCGTCTCAACGTGATTCCCATTCACGTGCCTCCTTTGCGCGAACGAAAAGAGGACATCCCGCTTTTAGTGAAACACTTCATTCGTAACTACAGCTTAAAAAACGGCAAACGAGAAAAGAAACTCTCTCCAGAAGCTCTCTCACTTTTTTTTGAATACGACTGGCCTGGCAATGTTCGCGAACTGAAAAATTTCATCGAACGGCTGGTAATTATGACTGACGGCGACGAAATTTTAGCGCAAAATGTAAAGACTTTTTTCCCCGATGCAACGCTGTTGCGACATGCAGGAATCGAAAGCGAGCCATTAGAAAGTAAGACCGGATTATCTCTGAAAGAAATGCTTCGCAATTATGAGAAAAGAATTTTGTTTCGAGAATTTGAAAAGACAAACGGGAACATCTCCCGCATGGCAGCCAATTTGGAGACCGACCGCCCAAATCTACATCGAAAATTAAAAAAATATGGAATTAAAAAATAG
- the hflX gene encoding GTPase HflX — MFKEKAIIVGVVHQKQSKELLDEYLDELELLLDTAGADVVKRMVQERKSFDSAYLVGKGFAEQIKEIVETEETDIVVFDDDLTPAQARNLEQLCQTKIMDRSGIILDIFARRAKTREAKTQVELAQLQYFLPRLTRMWTHLSRQAGGAGIGLHGPGEKQLEVDRRIVRKRITSLSRELEKISRQREIRRAGRKDLFNVALLGYTNVGKSTLMNALTQSDIFVEDRLFATLDSTVRQMEHSGQEKILLIDTVGFVRKLPHHLVASFKSTLEETRDADLLIHVVDASHPYFRDQMEVIRGVMREMELDDRPTLLVFNKIDKIENKEFLSELKREFDPCFLISAQRQIFVDELKQEIIRQAQAQSVTAQVKIALTEQKKLSSVYQWANILQKKYEDGFVVLDIEFPVANKRWYYQLIESTESVS, encoded by the coding sequence ATGTTTAAGGAAAAAGCGATCATTGTCGGCGTCGTTCATCAGAAACAGAGCAAAGAACTCTTGGACGAATATCTGGATGAATTAGAGTTGCTGCTGGACACGGCAGGCGCAGATGTGGTCAAAAGAATGGTTCAAGAACGCAAAAGTTTTGATTCGGCTTATCTTGTGGGAAAAGGGTTCGCCGAGCAAATCAAAGAGATCGTTGAAACCGAAGAAACGGACATAGTGGTTTTTGACGATGATTTAACACCGGCGCAGGCGAGAAATTTGGAACAATTGTGCCAAACGAAAATCATGGATCGCAGCGGGATCATTCTGGATATTTTTGCCAGACGCGCCAAAACGAGAGAGGCAAAGACCCAGGTAGAACTGGCACAATTGCAGTATTTCCTGCCGCGATTGACGCGAATGTGGACGCATTTGTCCCGACAGGCAGGCGGCGCCGGAATTGGTTTGCACGGTCCCGGAGAAAAGCAGCTTGAAGTTGACCGGCGAATCGTGCGCAAAAGAATTACCAGTTTGAGTCGTGAATTAGAGAAAATTTCCCGGCAGCGGGAAATTCGTCGCGCGGGGCGGAAGGATTTGTTCAATGTTGCATTACTGGGCTACACGAATGTGGGAAAAAGCACGCTGATGAATGCGCTGACCCAGTCCGATATTTTTGTCGAAGACAGGCTTTTTGCCACGCTGGATTCGACTGTACGTCAAATGGAGCACTCCGGGCAAGAAAAAATCCTCCTCATCGACACCGTTGGTTTTGTGCGCAAACTGCCGCATCATCTGGTGGCTTCATTCAAAAGCACGCTGGAGGAAACGCGGGATGCGGATTTGCTCATTCATGTCGTTGACGCCAGCCATCCCTATTTTCGCGATCAAATGGAAGTCATCCGCGGTGTGATGCGCGAGATGGAATTGGACGACAGACCAACTTTGCTGGTTTTCAATAAAATCGATAAAATTGAAAATAAAGAATTTCTGAGCGAACTCAAACGCGAGTTTGACCCCTGTTTCCTCATTTCGGCGCAGCGGCAAATTTTTGTCGATGAACTGAAACAGGAAATCATCAGGCAAGCTCAGGCGCAAAGCGTGACGGCGCAGGTGAAAATTGCGCTGACAGAGCAGAAAAAACTTTCTTCGGTGTATCAATGGGCAAATATTTTACAAAAAAAATACGAAGACGGGTTTGTTGTTCTCGATATTGAATTTCCTGTGGCAAATAAACGTTGGTACTATCAATTGATCGAATCCACTGAGTCCGTTTCCTGA